One window of the Clostridiisalibacter paucivorans DSM 22131 genome contains the following:
- a CDS encoding thiolase family protein: MNNAVIVSAVRTPVGRCRGVLASVEPYKMGAEVVKEVINRVSISLDMVDEIIFGNLMGHDVNNIARVVSLEAGLPIDIPALTVDRQCGTSLNAIALAAMMIQLGEAKVIIAGGVESDSRRPYVMLKPEIGYSVNPPRFNGKLRLSPEHIGNPSMGITAENLAQLYSLTREELDIYSVNSHKKASLARKKGKFKEQILPIEVQLDRDKKVVIDEDETIRDDANLESMAKLKSVFKQDGVVTAGNSSPMSDGAGAVIMMEEKLAKAMGYEILARYKAFTAVGVDPNIMGIGPVPATKKVLEKTGLKLEDIDLIELNEAFAAQTLACIKELKINENKLNVNGGAIALGHPLAGTGAILTTKMVYEMEFRDVNLGLITFCCGGGQGVAMLLERD, encoded by the coding sequence ATGAATAATGCAGTTATTGTTTCCGCTGTGCGTACTCCAGTGGGAAGATGTAGGGGAGTATTGGCATCAGTAGAACCTTATAAGATGGGGGCAGAAGTTGTTAAAGAAGTTATCAATAGAGTTAGTATAAGTTTGGATATGGTAGATGAGATTATATTTGGTAATCTTATGGGTCATGATGTAAACAATATTGCAAGAGTGGTTTCTCTTGAAGCTGGCTTACCAATAGACATACCAGCACTTACTGTTGATAGGCAATGTGGGACTTCGCTTAATGCAATAGCTTTAGCAGCAATGATGATTCAATTAGGAGAAGCTAAAGTGATTATTGCTGGGGGAGTAGAGAGTGATTCACGCAGACCTTATGTGATGCTGAAACCTGAGATAGGTTATTCTGTTAATCCACCTAGATTTAATGGGAAATTAAGGCTTTCACCAGAGCATATTGGTAATCCTAGTATGGGTATTACAGCAGAAAATTTGGCACAATTGTACAGTCTTACTAGAGAAGAACTTGATATCTATTCTGTTAATAGTCATAAAAAAGCTTCCTTAGCAAGAAAAAAGGGGAAGTTTAAGGAACAGATATTACCAATTGAAGTACAATTGGACAGGGACAAGAAGGTTGTAATTGATGAAGATGAGACTATTAGAGATGATGCTAATTTGGAATCTATGGCTAAATTAAAATCAGTGTTTAAACAAGATGGAGTGGTAACAGCAGGGAATAGTTCTCCAATGAGTGATGGAGCAGGAGCTGTGATTATGATGGAAGAAAAATTGGCTAAAGCTATGGGGTATGAGATTTTAGCAAGGTATAAAGCATTTACTGCTGTAGGAGTAGATCCAAATATAATGGGAATAGGACCAGTACCTGCAACTAAAAAGGTACTTGAAAAGACAGGCCTAAAATTAGAAGATATTGATTTAATTGAATTAAATGAAGCCTTTGCAGCGCAAACATTAGCATGTATCAAAGAACTTAAAATCAATGAGAATAAATTAAATGTTAATGGAGGGGCCATAGCTCTTGGACATCCATTAGCTGGAACTGGGGCTATATTGACGACAAAAATGGTTTATGAGATGGAATTTAGAGATGTTAATTTAGGCTTAATAACCTTCTGTTGTGGAGGAGGGCAAGGCGTAGCTATGCTGCTGGAAAGAGATTAA
- a CDS encoding 3-keto-5-aminohexanoate cleavage protein, whose amino-acid sequence MGKTIITVAPTGAWPTKKDNPNIPLTPKEIAEDVYQCYEAGASIAHLHMRDDKGQGTMDKERFKETVDLIKDKCDIIINLTTSGDLNATDETRQSHLKLIRPDMASYDCGSMNWQHNSLFINSPSFLEELGKTMNEYGIKPEIEIFDPGMIYNAKYYVKKGILKEPLHYQFVLGAAGGIAATVENLVFMKGLLPSNSTWSAFGIGKTHIPIMLATIALGGHIRVGMEDNILFNKKELARSNKQFVMRAANIIKEVGNEVATPDETREILGLE is encoded by the coding sequence ATGGGAAAAACAATTATAACAGTAGCACCAACTGGTGCGTGGCCAACTAAAAAAGACAATCCTAATATACCTTTAACACCAAAAGAAATTGCTGAAGATGTGTATCAATGCTATGAGGCAGGAGCATCTATTGCTCATCTGCATATGAGAGATGATAAGGGCCAAGGTACTATGGACAAAGAGAGATTCAAAGAAACAGTAGATTTAATTAAAGATAAATGTGATATTATAATTAATCTAACCACATCAGGTGATCTAAATGCGACAGATGAAACAAGACAATCACATTTAAAATTAATTAGACCTGACATGGCATCTTATGATTGTGGTTCTATGAACTGGCAACATAATTCCTTGTTTATAAATTCTCCATCTTTTTTAGAGGAATTAGGGAAAACAATGAATGAATATGGAATAAAACCAGAAATTGAAATATTTGATCCAGGAATGATTTATAATGCCAAGTATTATGTAAAAAAAGGAATATTAAAAGAGCCTTTGCACTATCAATTTGTTTTAGGTGCAGCGGGGGGAATTGCAGCTACTGTAGAAAACTTAGTTTTTATGAAGGGATTGTTGCCATCTAATTCTACATGGTCGGCTTTTGGTATTGGAAAAACTCATATTCCAATAATGCTAGCAACTATAGCGTTGGGTGGTCATATAAGAGTTGGTATGGAAGATAATATACTATTTAATAAAAAAGAATTGGCAAGATCCAACAAACAATTTGTGATGCGGGCTGCTAATATAATAAAGGAAGTTGGAAATGAAGTGGCTACACCAGATGAAACAAGAGAAATATTAGGATTAGAATAA
- a CDS encoding acetyl-CoA hydrolase/transferase family protein: protein MNWKDEYKSRLVSLEEAASVIKSNDRIWYPPCASAPRDIINAITKRYKELENVTMYTCLILYPFDYLKPEYKGHIHHFTTFMGPFERKYYPMGNVEYTSYQFSHTDWLTRNVIKPNVLLIEVSPPDEQGNMSYGPVGAFCNDTAVELAETVIVQVNKETSYVYGCEKESFINVKDVDYICEADHKLAELPQPPVTELEKKIASHIVERIENGSTVQIGLGGVANAVGFFLENHKDLGVHTEMLTDSMVTLTEKGVINGSKKTIHPGEITCSFAIGSQKLYDFMNKNDMVKSYPISYIAAPEIIAKNDKFISINNALMCDLTGQACSESLGFKQFSGTGGQLDFVRGAVLSNGGKSFLAFKSTAKKKDGTLVSRINAALPPGAVITTPRTDTQYIVTEYGVADLRGKSIAQRVEALIKVAHPQFREQLMNDAKENGLIF from the coding sequence ATGAATTGGAAAGATGAATATAAAAGTAGATTAGTATCATTAGAAGAGGCAGCATCTGTGATAAAATCAAATGACAGAATATGGTATCCACCATGTGCCAGTGCACCTAGAGATATTATAAATGCAATCACCAAAAGATACAAAGAATTGGAAAATGTAACTATGTATACATGTCTTATACTATATCCCTTTGATTACCTAAAACCAGAATACAAGGGACATATACATCATTTTACAACATTTATGGGACCATTTGAAAGAAAATATTATCCAATGGGAAATGTAGAATATACATCTTATCAATTTTCTCATACCGATTGGTTAACTAGAAATGTAATAAAACCTAATGTACTGCTTATTGAAGTATCTCCACCAGATGAACAAGGCAATATGAGCTATGGACCTGTAGGTGCATTTTGCAATGATACTGCAGTGGAACTTGCAGAAACAGTTATAGTACAAGTAAATAAGGAGACATCATATGTATATGGATGCGAAAAGGAATCTTTCATAAATGTTAAAGATGTTGATTATATATGTGAAGCAGACCATAAATTAGCAGAATTACCTCAACCTCCAGTAACAGAGTTAGAGAAAAAAATAGCCTCTCATATAGTAGAAAGGATAGAAAACGGTTCAACAGTACAAATAGGCCTTGGTGGGGTAGCAAATGCAGTGGGATTTTTTCTAGAAAACCATAAAGATCTAGGAGTACATACAGAGATGCTTACAGATTCTATGGTTACTTTGACCGAAAAGGGAGTAATAAATGGCAGCAAAAAGACCATACATCCAGGAGAGATTACATGTAGTTTTGCCATAGGTTCTCAAAAACTATATGATTTTATGAATAAAAATGATATGGTAAAAAGTTATCCCATATCCTATATAGCTGCACCAGAGATTATAGCAAAGAATGACAAATTCATATCTATAAACAATGCTCTAATGTGTGATTTAACAGGTCAAGCATGCTCAGAGTCTCTAGGGTTTAAGCAATTTAGTGGTACAGGAGGACAATTGGACTTCGTAAGGGGAGCTGTATTATCCAATGGAGGAAAGTCTTTCCTAGCATTTAAATCTACAGCAAAGAAAAAAGATGGAACATTGGTATCTAGAATTAATGCAGCATTACCCCCAGGGGCAGTAATAACTACGCCAAGGACAGATACACAATATATAGTAACAGAGTATGGTGTTGCAGATTTAAGGGGTAAGAGTATTGCTCAAAGGGTAGAGGCATTGATTAAAGTGGCACATCCACAGTTTAGAGAACAATTAATGAATGATGCTAAGGAAAATGGCCTAATATTTTAA
- a CDS encoding cyclase family protein, giving the protein MKIIDLSIALESGLPSDPPDYIPYIDYRNHKDTAEEMLEYFGNATLEDLPEGNGWAVEFLKVSTHGGTHIDAPYHYYPTMNGGEEAWTIDEIPLDWFYGSAVVVDFRDKPDGYKVEPEDFDEYFNKIQYTLKAGDIVLVNTGASKYWGSKRYLSSGCGMSKAATLWLVNQGVRVVGTDAWSWDRPLPLIAEEFDKTGDKSIIWEGHRAGAEKAYCHIEKLTNLESLPIIGSKFFCFPIKIKKASAGWIRAVAFVEE; this is encoded by the coding sequence ATGAAAATTATAGATTTAAGTATTGCATTAGAAAGTGGATTACCTAGTGATCCACCAGATTATATTCCATATATAGACTATAGAAACCATAAAGATACAGCAGAAGAAATGTTGGAGTACTTTGGGAATGCTACATTAGAAGATCTTCCAGAAGGAAATGGATGGGCTGTTGAGTTTCTTAAAGTTTCTACCCATGGAGGGACTCATATTGATGCTCCTTATCATTACTATCCAACTATGAATGGAGGTGAAGAGGCATGGACAATAGATGAAATACCTTTAGATTGGTTTTATGGGTCTGCTGTTGTTGTAGATTTTAGGGATAAGCCTGACGGATATAAGGTTGAACCTGAAGATTTTGATGAATATTTCAATAAAATACAATATACATTAAAGGCTGGAGATATAGTATTGGTTAATACTGGAGCTAGCAAGTATTGGGGAAGCAAGAGATACCTATCTTCTGGATGTGGAATGAGTAAGGCTGCAACTCTATGGCTTGTCAATCAAGGGGTCAGAGTAGTAGGAACAGATGCTTGGAGCTGGGATAGACCATTACCATTAATAGCAGAAGAATTTGATAAAACTGGTGATAAAAGTATCATATGGGAAGGCCATAGAGCTGGCGCAGAAAAGGCATATTGTCATATAGAAAAATTAACTAATTTAGAATCTTTACCTATAATAGGGAGCAAATTTTTCTGTTTTCCCATAAAAATAAAAAAGGCCAGTGCTGGATGGATACGGGCTGTGGCTTTTGTAGAAGAATAA
- a CDS encoding ISLre2 family transposase, translated as METIIHEISQKIINETKENLINTLANHKDISEFILNTEKILDDIGVQIVQKALETVDSLVKQDNLRKEKWTVQRKADRKTIATIFGEVNYKRTYYKNKKTGEYKYLSDQRLGIDIHDRLDSSLKAKLVDEAIESSYRKSGQIAVDSIDLTNQTVMNTIRELGDIPNDSVKITEKKKVVKTLYIEADEDHVALQSGKNIEPKLVYVHEGKKAVNKDRYRLQNVRYFSGVYSHSADLWIEVANYLEEAYDMEKIEKIYLSGDGAKWIKNGVGWIKGSIFVLDRFHLSKYIKIATAHLPYTTPIMWHYINKLDKKSVLDLFRVIIEETKLQTKINAIKDSRRYIMNQWEGIKNQYNKDYIGCSAEGHISHILADRLSSRPRAWSKTGVDQMSRLRVFKANGGDVYDLIINK; from the coding sequence TTGGAAACTATTATACATGAAATTTCACAAAAAATCATCAATGAAACAAAAGAAAATTTAATTAATACTTTGGCAAACCATAAAGATATATCGGAATTTATTTTAAATACTGAAAAAATACTTGATGATATAGGCGTACAGATAGTACAAAAAGCGTTGGAAACAGTGGATTCTTTAGTAAAACAGGATAATTTAAGAAAAGAAAAATGGACTGTTCAGAGAAAAGCAGACAGAAAAACTATAGCTACAATATTTGGTGAAGTTAATTATAAAAGAACCTACTATAAAAATAAGAAAACTGGTGAATATAAATATTTATCAGATCAAAGATTGGGAATAGATATACATGATAGATTAGATTCTTCTTTAAAAGCGAAGCTTGTGGATGAAGCCATAGAATCTTCTTATAGAAAAAGTGGTCAAATAGCTGTTGACTCTATTGATCTAACTAATCAAACAGTCATGAATACTATTAGAGAGCTAGGAGATATACCAAATGATAGTGTTAAGATAACTGAAAAAAAGAAAGTAGTTAAAACTTTATATATTGAAGCTGATGAGGATCATGTAGCACTTCAATCTGGAAAAAATATTGAGCCAAAGTTAGTATATGTGCATGAAGGTAAAAAAGCTGTTAATAAAGATAGATATAGACTTCAAAATGTAAGGTATTTTAGTGGTGTTTATTCTCATAGTGCTGATTTATGGATAGAAGTAGCCAATTATTTAGAAGAAGCTTATGACATGGAAAAAATAGAGAAAATCTATTTATCAGGAGATGGAGCTAAGTGGATAAAGAATGGTGTAGGATGGATTAAAGGAAGTATCTTTGTACTAGATAGATTTCATTTATCTAAATATATAAAGATAGCCACAGCTCACTTACCTTATACAACACCTATTATGTGGCATTATATAAATAAATTAGATAAAAAAAGTGTACTTGATTTATTTAGAGTTATCATTGAAGAAACTAAGTTACAAACAAAAATAAATGCAATAAAAGATTCTAGAAGATATATAATGAACCAATGGGAAGGTATAAAAAATCAGTATAATAAGGATTATATAGGTTGCAGTGCTGAAGGTCATATAAGCCATATATTAGCCGATAGGCTAAGCTCTAGACCACGAGCTTGGAGCAAAACAGGTGTAGATCAAATGTCTAGACTTAGAGTATTTAAAGCTAATGGTGGAGATGTATATGATTTAATCATTAACAAGTGA
- a CDS encoding sodium:solute symporter family protein, translating into MVNITFAIYAIIFIGLLVGSGLISKKWVSDSDDYILAGREISFPINTVAVVAIGFAGTSIALAPGFSVLYGARGGIIWGVIYSIFGLFLYANLFSNFIRRSGAQTLPEYFQIRYNGKVRGLVAVTSVIGMCGILANNVSSLSAIVSGYTGWSTIAIAAVAFLVILIFATMSGLWATSVADFIQVTIGTIAVPIFTLILMNKYGGFEYFNTWLGGNWFNTGLSGAQLPGLTMKYPSVITFMLLFGTALVWGNNYYWLKISSCRNESIARKSYTIGTIYLIIVFMIPLSIIGIYAGVTMPEVFALVGGSADQTAAYGMIATVITPILGSLFIVGAAAAALSTSSTAAMGATSMATRDIYKRLINKKASSETTLRASKFTMGLIIIVTWVMTFFPGGPTYLFAFANAWLTPPAVLLLLGAFWPRFNARGAFWGVLIGMITMVILTITELTGIFAIGKWTHMAIIGFLVSLIVGILATFTDKPKYYGDPNWDIRANKSNRVERKLDEFDLEVLVMIRNGHQYLADISDGLKVDSGISNVAIEKLDQGGYIERAGLRGSKFFTFNITKKGEKALPILDEKELAMVKDYLNKKYLKFLEITFNEKEKIGSFPKEYNMSSLQMSSMISHLNRRGYINEKGLFKRKVEITDLGKSMIRKYGDYVTI; encoded by the coding sequence ATGGTTAATATTACCTTTGCTATATATGCGATTATATTTATTGGGTTATTAGTCGGTTCTGGGCTAATCTCTAAAAAATGGGTATCAGATTCAGATGACTATATATTAGCAGGAAGAGAAATCAGTTTTCCTATTAACACTGTAGCCGTTGTTGCAATAGGATTTGCTGGTACAAGTATAGCTTTAGCACCTGGATTTTCTGTTCTATATGGAGCTAGAGGTGGCATAATATGGGGTGTAATCTATTCTATATTTGGATTATTTTTATATGCTAATTTATTTTCGAATTTTATAAGAAGATCTGGAGCACAGACTCTTCCAGAGTATTTTCAGATTAGATATAATGGCAAAGTAAGAGGACTTGTGGCAGTTACATCTGTTATTGGTATGTGTGGTATATTAGCGAATAATGTGTCATCATTATCAGCTATTGTTTCAGGATATACCGGCTGGTCGACAATTGCAATTGCTGCAGTTGCATTTTTAGTTATTCTAATATTTGCAACTATGAGTGGTCTATGGGCAACATCAGTGGCAGATTTTATTCAAGTGACCATTGGTACAATTGCTGTTCCTATATTTACTCTAATATTAATGAATAAGTATGGAGGATTTGAATACTTCAATACTTGGTTAGGGGGGAACTGGTTTAATACTGGATTATCTGGGGCTCAATTACCTGGTTTGACAATGAAATATCCAAGTGTTATAACATTTATGCTTTTATTTGGTACTGCTTTGGTATGGGGAAATAATTATTATTGGTTAAAGATTTCTTCATGTAGGAATGAAAGTATTGCAAGAAAATCATATACTATTGGAACAATATATCTAATAATTGTATTTATGATACCTTTATCTATAATCGGCATATATGCTGGTGTCACTATGCCAGAGGTATTTGCTTTAGTTGGAGGAAGTGCTGATCAAACTGCTGCTTATGGAATGATTGCAACTGTAATTACTCCAATATTAGGTTCATTATTTATAGTTGGTGCTGCAGCTGCTGCTCTATCTACATCTTCAACGGCAGCAATGGGAGCAACATCTATGGCCACAAGGGATATTTACAAAAGACTGATAAATAAGAAAGCATCATCTGAGACTACATTGAGGGCCAGTAAATTTACAATGGGGTTAATTATTATAGTTACATGGGTAATGACTTTCTTTCCAGGGGGACCTACTTATTTGTTTGCATTTGCAAACGCTTGGCTAACTCCACCAGCTGTATTGTTGCTATTAGGGGCATTTTGGCCAAGATTTAATGCTAGAGGAGCTTTTTGGGGAGTTCTTATAGGTATGATAACAATGGTTATTTTAACTATAACTGAATTAACAGGAATATTTGCAATAGGAAAGTGGACACATATGGCTATTATTGGATTTCTAGTATCTTTAATTGTAGGAATATTGGCAACTTTCACTGATAAACCAAAGTATTATGGAGACCCTAATTGGGATATTAGAGCAAATAAATCCAATAGAGTGGAAAGAAAATTAGATGAGTTTGATCTTGAAGTATTAGTTATGATTCGTAATGGACATCAATATCTAGCAGATATAAGTGATGGGCTAAAGGTTGATTCTGGAATATCAAATGTAGCAATTGAAAAATTAGACCAAGGTGGATATATAGAAAGAGCAGGATTGAGAGGAAGTAAATTTTTTACTTTTAATATAACTAAAAAGGGAGAGAAGGCTTTACCAATATTAGATGAAAAGGAATTAGCAATGGTTAAAGATTATCTAAATAAAAAATATCTTAAATTTTTAGAAATAACCTTTAATGAAAAGGAAAAA
- a CDS encoding acyl-CoA dehydrogenase has product MNFNLTPEQKMVQRVVKAFAEKEVEPIASEIDETRAYPKKIVDDMARYGLLSISVPTKYGGSGGDDLAYAIAVEELSRKSAAVGLLCSGYNSLYTYPILKFGTEEQKQKYLKPMCQGKIGCCFALTEPNAGSDAASQSSRIKSEKDYYILNGQKCFITNCNYADIAIVFAMQYPEKGLRGITALIVDADTEGFSVGKIEDKMGITAVPVGELFFDNVKVPKENLLGKEGKGFAIAMNCLDGGRIGIAAQALGIAQSALDESIKYIKEREQFGKPLSRFQGLQWYISEMETKINASRLLVYKAASKKYAGQNYSKDAAMAKLFASETAVFTTSKAVQLHGGYGYIKDYPVERMMRDAKITEIYEGTSEVMKMVIAGSTI; this is encoded by the coding sequence ATGAACTTCAATTTAACACCAGAACAAAAAATGGTACAGAGAGTGGTTAAAGCATTTGCAGAAAAAGAAGTGGAACCCATAGCATCAGAAATAGATGAAACCAGGGCATATCCAAAAAAGATAGTAGATGATATGGCAAGATATGGGCTATTAAGTATATCAGTACCCACAAAATATGGCGGAAGTGGGGGAGATGATTTGGCATATGCCATAGCTGTAGAAGAATTATCTAGAAAAAGTGCTGCGGTGGGACTTTTATGCTCAGGTTATAATTCTCTATACACATATCCTATCTTAAAATTTGGAACGGAGGAACAAAAGCAAAAGTACTTGAAACCCATGTGTCAGGGCAAGATTGGCTGTTGTTTTGCATTAACAGAACCAAATGCAGGCTCTGATGCTGCAAGTCAATCTAGTAGGATAAAATCAGAAAAAGACTATTATATATTAAATGGTCAAAAATGCTTCATAACAAATTGTAATTATGCAGATATAGCTATAGTATTTGCCATGCAGTATCCAGAAAAGGGATTGAGGGGTATAACTGCTTTGATAGTAGATGCTGATACAGAGGGATTTTCTGTGGGGAAAATAGAAGATAAAATGGGTATAACAGCAGTGCCAGTGGGAGAGTTATTCTTTGACAATGTAAAAGTGCCTAAAGAAAATTTATTGGGAAAAGAGGGAAAAGGGTTTGCCATAGCTATGAATTGCCTAGATGGAGGACGGATAGGAATAGCAGCCCAAGCATTGGGCATAGCACAATCGGCATTAGATGAATCCATAAAGTATATAAAGGAGAGGGAACAATTTGGGAAACCTCTATCTAGATTTCAAGGGTTACAGTGGTATATATCAGAAATGGAAACTAAGATTAATGCTTCAAGACTGTTAGTATATAAAGCTGCATCTAAAAAATATGCAGGACAAAATTATTCAAAAGATGCAGCAATGGCCAAACTATTCGCATCCGAAACAGCAGTGTTTACAACAAGTAAAGCAGTACAATTACATGGAGGATATGGCTATATAAAAGATTATCCTGTGGAAAGAATGATGAGAGATGCTAAAATAACAGAAATTTATGAAGGAACATCAGAAGTAATGAAGATGGTCATAGCAGGCAGTACAATATAA
- a CDS encoding sigma-54 interaction domain-containing protein, whose translation MTNSDFEDINLDVFKLIIEHLDGVVITDSKGRYLYVNDKWSKMMGNIKLRDIKGKPVRDFIPDTKIDYVLKTKKSVTGHVIITKGPSKIKAFSTYLPIMKDGKVVAGFIHVIFKGMEEAIDFSFKVNSMASRIEYYQEELRKIRGADYTIDNIIGDSVKIKNMKKLIVNAARSNSSVLIEGETGTGKELVAHAIHDLSNRYSQPFIKVNCAAIPSELLESEFFGYEEGAFTGAKKGGKEGRFEMANGGSLFFDEINQMPLSLQPKLLRALQEREIERVGGGKSIPVDVRIIAASNANLDKLVAKNKFRMDLFYRLNVLKITIPPLRKRKEDIPLIMDNLLDKLNFQLGMSVIGISDEAKTRLMGLEYNWPGNIRELQNVLERAMNKSWGESLSWSHFCDYFEKKKTVKSCKGQKKNKLLLKDIKEDLEKETIIKVLRDCNQNKTRAAKTLGISRTLLYKKIKKYELDKL comes from the coding sequence ATGACTAATAGTGATTTTGAAGATATTAACTTAGATGTATTTAAATTAATCATAGAGCATTTAGATGGAGTTGTCATAACGGATTCTAAGGGGAGATATTTATATGTGAATGACAAATGGTCAAAGATGATGGGAAATATAAAGCTAAGAGATATAAAAGGGAAGCCTGTTCGAGACTTTATTCCAGATACAAAAATTGATTATGTTTTAAAGACAAAAAAATCTGTAACAGGACATGTAATTATAACTAAAGGCCCTTCAAAAATAAAGGCTTTTTCGACCTATCTGCCAATTATGAAGGATGGTAAAGTGGTAGCTGGATTTATACATGTTATATTCAAAGGAATGGAAGAAGCAATAGATTTTTCTTTTAAAGTAAATAGTATGGCTAGTAGAATTGAATATTATCAAGAGGAATTAAGAAAAATCAGGGGAGCAGATTATACAATTGATAATATTATAGGAGATAGTGTAAAGATAAAAAATATGAAAAAATTAATAGTCAATGCTGCTAGATCAAATTCTAGTGTATTAATAGAAGGAGAAACAGGTACTGGAAAGGAATTAGTTGCTCATGCCATACATGATTTGAGTAATAGATATTCTCAACCTTTTATTAAAGTGAATTGTGCAGCTATACCTAGTGAGCTTTTAGAATCGGAGTTTTTTGGATATGAAGAAGGGGCTTTTACAGGAGCTAAAAAAGGTGGTAAAGAGGGAAGATTTGAAATGGCCAATGGAGGTAGCCTATTTTTTGATGAAATTAATCAAATGCCTTTATCTTTACAACCTAAACTATTAAGAGCATTACAAGAAAGGGAAATAGAAAGAGTAGGAGGAGGAAAATCTATACCTGTAGATGTTAGAATTATTGCAGCTTCAAATGCAAATTTAGATAAATTAGTGGCGAAAAATAAATTTAGAATGGATCTTTTTTATAGGCTTAATGTATTAAAAATTACTATACCACCTCTTAGAAAGAGAAAAGAAGATATCCCTCTAATAATGGATAATTTATTAGACAAATTAAATTTTCAGCTTGGAATGAGTGTAATTGGAATATCTGATGAAGCAAAAACTAGATTAATGGGATTAGAATACAATTGGCCAGGAAATATAAGGGAACTTCAAAATGTATTGGAAAGAGCAATGAATAAGTCGTGGGGAGAATCTCTATCATGGAGTCATTTTTGTGATTATTTTGAAAAGAAAAAAACTGTTAAGAGTTGTAAAGGGCAAAAGAAAAATAAATTATTGCTAAAAGATATCAAGGAGGATTTAGAAAAGGAAACAATAATTAAGGTCCTTAGAGATTGCAATCAAAATAAGACACGGGCAGCTAAAACTCTTGGAATATCTAGGACTCTTTTATATAAAAAAATAAAAAAGTATGAGTTAGATAAATTATAA
- a CDS encoding enoyl-CoA hydratase/isomerase family protein translates to MSQKTVLLEVKDAIATITLDRPKALNSLNDELVDDLTETLEKVKKDDEIRVVVLTGNGKAFSAGGDLNYLVSIEDPICARKFISKAGNIASLVITMDKPVIAMVNGVAAGAGFNLALACDIVYCAESSRFGQSFAKVGLVPDCAGMFLLPKAVGTHKAKELMFTGDLIDAKTALDLGVVNKVFPDETLREETYKFAKRLVRSAPISLSLMKKVINKSGDLDLDTATELEADLQTICMKTADHKEGVKAFMEKRAPVFKGK, encoded by the coding sequence TTGTCACAAAAAACAGTATTGCTAGAGGTTAAAGATGCTATTGCAACTATTACATTGGATAGACCTAAAGCACTTAATTCACTGAATGATGAATTAGTAGATGACTTGACAGAAACATTAGAAAAGGTAAAGAAAGATGATGAAATAAGGGTAGTAGTACTTACTGGTAATGGTAAGGCATTTAGTGCAGGGGGAGATTTGAATTATTTGGTATCAATAGAAGATCCCATATGTGCACGAAAGTTTATTAGTAAAGCAGGTAATATAGCATCCCTTGTTATAACTATGGATAAGCCTGTAATAGCTATGGTAAATGGTGTAGCTGCAGGTGCAGGGTTTAATTTAGCACTGGCATGTGACATCGTCTATTGTGCAGAATCGTCTAGGTTTGGCCAAAGTTTTGCTAAAGTAGGACTAGTGCCTGATTGTGCAGGTATGTTCCTCTTACCAAAGGCAGTTGGGACCCACAAAGCCAAAGAGTTAATGTTTACAGGAGATTTGATTGATGCTAAAACAGCACTGGATTTAGGAGTAGTAAACAAAGTATTTCCCGATGAGACACTAAGGGAAGAGACATATAAATTTGCCAAAAGATTAGTAAGATCAGCACCAATCTCTCTATCTTTAATGAAAAAAGTAATAAACAAAAGTGGAGACTTAGACTTAGATACAGCAACAGAATTGGAGGCAGATCTTCAAACTATATGCATGAAAACAGCAGATCATAAAGAGGGTGTAAAGGCATTTATGGAAAAGAGAGCTCCTGTCTTTAAAGGCAAATAA